CGGCGTACCCCGTGATCTGCTCGGCGATCTGCGCTTCCACGACGTACACGGGCACGTCCGGATGATTCCGCAACAGGTCGGCGGCATCGTCCAGCCACTTGTCCTGCACCAGGACGGACCTCGGGCGGTGCCCTGCAGCGAGGGCACGCGAGATCACTTTGGCCGACTCGGCGATGTACAGGCCGCCGGCCGGCTCGAGGACCCGCCGCAGGGCCACGTCGGTGAGGTCGCGGTAGTCGGAGATCCGCGGATCGTCGGCCTCGGCGATCCGGATGACTCCCACGCGTCCACTATCGCACGCGTCACACGACGGCAATGCTGCGCGCCTACACTCGGGGACGGAGGTGATCCGATGAGTGCCGAGATCGTGGCCGATGTCGCTGACGCGGTCGCCGCTGCCGTCGATGCGCTCGCGGGTCGACGGATCGCCGTCCTGACGGGCGCAGGCCTGTCCACCGACTCCGGCATCCCCGACTACCGCGGAAAAGGCGCACCCGTCCGCACCCCCATGACGATCGATCAGTACCTCGCGAGCGACGAGGCGCGCCGCCGCTACTGGGTCGGCAGCCATCTCGGATGGCGCGCCTTCGCAGCGGCATCGCCGAATGCGGGGCACCTCGCGATCGCGCGTCTGGAGGAGCTGGGACTCGCGACGGGCGTCGTGACGCAGAACGTCGACGGGCTCCACGTGCGCGCCGGCAGTCGGCGCGTCGTCGAGCTCCACGGAACGATGCGCCGCATCTTCTGCACACACTGCGGACAGGTCTTCGATCGGCGCGACTTCGCCGTGCGCGTCGAGAACGACAACCCCTGGATCAACCAACCCGAGAACATCGAGCTCGGCCCTGACGGCGATGTCCTCCCCGAGAGCACCGAGGGATTCATCGTCCCCTCGTGCACCGTCTGCGGTGGTGTCATCAAGCCCGACGTCGTCTTCTTCGGAGAGTTCATCCCCGCGGAGAAGTTCCGCGAGGCCGAGCAGCTCGTCCGCGGCAGCGAGGCGCTCGTCATCGCGGGCTCGTCGCTCGTGGTCAACAGCGGAATCCGCCTGCTCGAGCGTGCGCGTCGGCGCCGGCTTCCCATCGTCATCGTCAACCGCGGTGAGACCCGCGGCGACGCCCGCGCCACGGTCAAGATCGATGCGGGCGCGAGCGAAGTGCTCGAGCGCCTCGCGACGGACCTGCCCGCACTCTGACCCCGCGGGCGGAGGTTAGGCTCGAAGCGTGACGACCATCATCCTCGTTCGCCACGGCGAGACCGACTGGAATCGCGACCGGCGCATCCAGGGCCGAACCGACATCCCGCTCAACGAGACCGGTCGGGAGCAGGCACGCCACGCGGCATCCGCGCTTCGCGAGCAGCTCGGTGGGATCGCACCCGTCGTCGTGTCGAGCGACCTCTCGCGGGCGGAAGAGACCGCATCGATCATCGCGGAGAGTCTTGGGGTCGACGTCTCGCGCACCTACGCCGACCTCCGCGAGCGCGCCTACGGCGACGCGGAAGGCGTCAGCACGAGCGAGTTCTTCTCGCGGTGGGGCGATTGGTACAGCGCGGATGTGCCCGGGGCGGAGTCGCGCGACGACCTGCGCGAGCGAGCCCTGACCGCATTGCGCCGCGTCGTCCGCGACGCCCGGCGCGACACGGCTCCCGTCTCACCGACCGTCGTGATCGTGGCGCACGGCGCGCTCATCCGCGAAGTCATCCTGCACGCGACGGCCGGCGAGCTTCCCCCCGCGGGTGAACGTCTCGCGAACGGTGCGAGCTTCAGCTTCCTCCTCGAACGAGAGCGGCTCAGCATCCGCTCCTACGCCGGCGCCGCCGTCGCCTGACGAGGGCTTCAGCCGCCGACGCGTGCGAGGACCGAACGCGCATGGCGGAGCACCGGTTCGTCGACCATCGTGCCCTCGAACGAGAAGACGCCACGCGCTGTGTCGGCCGCCTCGAGCACACGTCGCGCCCACGCGATCGTGGCGTCGTCTGGCCGGTAGGCGGCACGGATGACGGCGACCTGGCTCGGATGGATGCACGCCGTCGCGGTGAATCCGGATGCCGCGGCATCCGACGCCTCGGTCGCGAGTCTCCGCGTGTCGGCGATGTCCAGGTCGACCGCGTCGATCGCCGCCTTGCCGCGCGCAGCCGCCGCGAGGAGGACGCGCGAACGGGCATAGCGTGCGATGTCCCGGTAGCGGCCGTCAGGTCGACGGCTCGACGATCCCCCGATGCTCGCGACGAGATCCTCTGCTCCCCACATGAGCGCCACGACGTTGTCGAGGCCCGCGATGCGGTCCGCCTGCGCAATCCCCTTGGCCGTCTCGCACAGCGCGACGACGTCGAACCGTGCGTCGATCCGGCCGAGTCGCTTGGGCGCTTCGGCCTTCGCGACCATGATGCGCCGGTAGTCGGTCTGCGAAAGGGTCGCCAGATCTGCCGAGAAGGCGTCGGTCTGCGGGGGGTTCACCCGCACGATGACGCGATCGGGATCGAGGTCGGACTCGATGAGCGCTCCACGGGCAGCGCGCTTGTCCTTCGGAGCGACGGCGTCCTCGAGATCGAGGATCACGGCGTCTGCGCGGTCGAAGGCCTTCGCGAACCGCTCCGGCCGGTCGGCCGGGCAGAAGAGGATCGCCGGTCCGAGTGTGAAGCGGCTCATCGATCTTCTCCGTCGGTCGGGGCGCACCACAGGAGTGCGACGCGGGTCGCCGTCGCCACGACGGCGTCCTCCTGATTCCGCCCCGTGTGCACCATCGTCACGATCCCCTGCCCGGGGCGCGAGCGTGAGGGACGCGTCTCGGTGATCTCGGTCTCCGAGTAGAGCGTGTCGCCGTGGAAGAGCGGCGACGGGAAGGCGATGTCGGTGAGTCCGAGCTGCGCGACGAGCGTTCCCTGCGTGATCTGTGAGACGGAAGCCCCCACCATCGTCGAAAGCGTCCACATGGAGTTCATGAGTCGCTGCCCGAACGGCTGGTTCGCGGAGAACGCCGCGTCGAGGTGAAGCGCCTGCGTGTTCATGGTCAACGACGAGAACAAGACGTTGTCCGCCTCCGTCGCGGTGCGCCCCGGCCGGTGCAGGAAACGAGACCCCACCTGCAGTTCGTCGAAGTAGAGTCCTCGCTGCACGATGTTCTTCACGATGTCATGGTCCGTCACGAGGTCACGCTACCCCGAGCGCCCGGGCGATCACGAGGAGCTGCACTTCGTTCGTGCCCTCGCCGATTTCGAGGATCTTCGAGTCGCGGTAGTGACGCGCCACCGGGTACTCGTTCATGAAGCCGTTCCCGCCGAAGATCTGCGTCGCGTCCCGCGCGTTGTCCATCGCCGCATCGCTCGACGTCAGCTTCGCGATCGCGGCCTCTGTCTTGAACGGTTTCCCGGCATCCCGCAGGCGCGCGGCGTGGTGCCACGCGAGCCGGGCGTTGTGGACGCGCAGCTGCATGCGGGCGATCGTGAACTGGATGCTCTGACGAGTCGACAGCGCTTCGCCGAAGACGGTGCGCTTGCCCGCATAGTCGATCGCGGCCTCGAGGCATCCTTCCGCGGCACCCGTCGCAAGTGCAGCGATGGCGATGCGTCCTTCGTCGAGGATGTGGAGGAAGTTGGCGAATCCACGTCCGCGCTCCCCCAGGAGGTTCCCCTCCGGGACGCGCGCGTCGACGAACGTGAGGGGATGCGTGTCGGAGGCGTGCCATCCGACCTTGTCGTAAGCGGCTTCGACCGTGAACCCCGGGGTCTCCCGGGGCACGATGATCGTCGAGATCTCCTTGCGCCCGTTCTGCTCGCCCGTGACAGCGGTCACCGTGACGAATCGGGTGATCGGAGTACCGGAGTTCGTGATGAACTGCTTCGCGCCGTTGATGACCCACTCGCCACCGTCGAGGCGCGCCGTCGTGCGCGTCGCTCCCGCATCCGACCCGGCCTCGGGCTCGGTCAGCCCGAACCCCGCGAGAGCGCGTCCTTCCAGGAGCGACGGCAGATACTCCTGCTTCTGCTGCTCCGTGCCGAAGCGGAACACGGGCATCGCTCCAAGACTCACGCCCGCCTCGAGCGTGATCGCCATCGACTGGTCGACCCGACCGAGCGCTTCGATCGCGAGGCAGAGCGCGAAGTAGTCGCCACCCTGTCCGCCGTACTCTTCGGGGAACGGCAGGCCGAACAGTCCCATCTCGCCCATCTGGGCGACGACGTCCATCGAGAGCGTCTTGGTACGGTCGGCCTCGTAGGCCTGGGGCGCGACGACCTCGTCCGCGAAGTCACGGACGAGGCGAGCCAGCTCGCGTTCGTCGTCGGTGAGATTGCTGTGGTCCATGGGGATTCCTCAGGGGTCAGGAGGCAGTCTCGGTAGCCTCGTGGGCGGTGACGTGGGCGATGACCTGATCGCGGCGGACCTGATCGCCCACGGCGACGTCGAGGCGCACGATGCCGTCGTGGGGTGCCACGACAGGGTGCTCCATCTTCATCGCCTCGATCGTGACGAGTCGGTCCCCCGCGGCGACGGTGTCGCCGTCCGCGCGGTGGAGTGCGACGACGGCTCCCGGCATGGGGGCGCGAAGCTCGGGGGCGGTCGCCGCATCCGCGCGTTCGCGGGCGGCGCTTCGCAGTTCGAACGCTTCACGCCGAGTGAGAGGCATGACGCGGTGCGTCTCCCCGCCGACATGCACCCACACCCATCGACCATCGATCGCGGTCACGGCGTGGGAGACGAGAGGCGCTGCGGTGTCCGTCTCTCCGGCGGGGATCGATAGGACGTCGCCCTTCTCGGTCATCACGCGGACCGAGTACGCGGCGGGCGCACGGCCGGCGCGCCAGCCGCTTCCCGATGTCCACAGTGCAGACGCGGCCGGAGCCGAACCGGGAGAGGAGGCGGCACGGGCGGCGCCGACAGCGGCGGCGATCGCGGCGTCGCTGACGGGCGCTTCCGCGAAGGGCGGCAGCCGGTCGATGAGGCCTGTGTCGAGCTCTCCGACGCGCACTGCGGGATCAGCGAGGAGAGCACGGAGGAAGGCGATGTTGGTCTCGACGCCCAGCACGACCGTCTCGGCGAGCGCCTCGTCGAGCCTGCGGAGGGCGTCCGCGCGATCCGCTCCGTGGGCGATCACCTTCGCGATCATCGGGTCGTAGTCGGCTGTCACGACCGACCCCGTTTCGATGGCGGAATCCGTTCGGACCGCCGACGCCGCACGCCACGCCTCGACGCGTCCCGTCGCGGGAAGGAATCCGCGCGCGGGACTCTCCGCGTACACGCGCGCCTCGATCGCGTGACCGTCCAGACGCACGTCTTCCTGCGCGACGTCGAGCGGGAGACCCGCAGCGACGCGCAGCTGCTGCTCGACCAGGTCGATGCCGGTCACGAGCTCGGTCACGGGATGCTCCACCTGGAGGCGCGTGTTCATCTCGATGAAGAAGAACTCCTCGGTGCGGTCTCCCGCCACGAGGAACTCGACCGTTCCCGCGCCGCGGTAGTCGACGGAGGCGGCGGCAGCACACGCGGCCGCTCCGATCCGCGCGCGGGTCGCCGCGTCGACGACGGGTGACGGTGCTTCTTCGATGACTTTCTGGTGGCGCCGCTGGAGTGTGCACTCGCGCTCGCCGAGGTGGATGACGTGGCCGTGGGCATCGGCGAGGACCTGCACCTCGATGTGGCGCGGCCTCTCGATGAGACGCTCGAGGAGGAGGGTGTCGTCACCGAACGCCGACGTCGCGACCCGTCGCGCCGTCGCGAGGGCATCGGGGAGCTCCGCGGCGGAACGGACCACCTGCATCCCCTTACCGCCGCCACCCGCGGAAGGCTTCACGAGGAGCGGATAGCCCGTCGCGTCCGCGGCTTCGGCGATCCCGGCATCCGTCATCCCGTTGGCCGCGAAACCCGGGACGATCGGCACTCCGTGGGCGCGGACCTGCTCTTTGGAGCGGATCTTGTCTCCCATGACGTCGAGAGCGCGCTCCCCCGGTCCGACGAAGACGATGCCCGCCTCGGCGCAGGCACGGGCGAAGGCGACGTTCTCGGAGAGGAACCCGTACCCCGGATGGATGGCCTGCGCCCCCGTGTCACGCGCAGCTTTCAGGACGGCCGGGATGTCGAGGTAAGACGCGGACGCGGCGGCGGGGCCGATGCGGATCGCGATATCCGCCTCCCGGACATGGGGCGCATTCTCATCGGCGTCGCTGTACACGGCGACCGACCGGATGCCGAGACGGCGGAGGGTGCGGATGATGCGTCGGGCGATCTCGCCGCGATTGGCAACGAGGACGGTGTCGAAGGTCATGTGCATCACATCCGGAAGACGCCGAAGCGGGGCTCGGGAAGCGGGGTGCGCGAGACGACGTCCAGCGCGAGGCCGAGGAGATCGCGGGTCTCGAGCGGATCGACGACACCGTCGTCCCAGAGGCGCGCCGTCGAGTAGTACGGACTCCCCTGCTCCTCGTACTGCGCGCGGATGGGAGCTTCGAAGTCGGCCTGTGCCGACAGCGGCCACTCGTCGCCGCGTGCTTCGAGCTGGTCCCGCTTGACGGTGGACAGCACGGATGCCGCCTGGTTGCCGCCCATGACGGAGATCCGGCTCGCGGGCCACATCCACAGGAACCTCGGCGAGTACGCCCGTCCGCACATCGAGTAGTTGCCCGCGCCGAACGAGCCGCCGATGACGACCGTCAGCTTGGGGACGCGCGTCGTCGCGACCGCGGTCACCATCTTGGCGCCATCCTTCGCGATGCCGCCGGCTTCGGCATCCGTCCCCACCATGAAGCCGGAGATGTTCTGCAGGAAGAGGAGAGGGATCCCGCGCTGATCACACAGCTCGATGAAGTGCGCGCCCTTCTGGGCGGACTCGCTGAAGAGCACGCCATTGTTGGCCACGATCCCCACGGGGTGACCGTGGATGCGCGCGAACCCCGTGACGAGGGTCGTTCCGTACTCGCGCTTGAACTCGTGGAACTCGCTCCCGTCGACGAGGCGCGCGATCACTTCCCGCACGTCGTACGGCTGGTTGACGTCGACGGGAACCACGCCGTACAGCTCGCTCGCGTCCTCTGCCGGACTGCGGGCCTCGACGACGTCCCACGCGGGAGCATCGGGCTGCGGAAGGGTCGCCACGATATCGCGGAGGATCTCCAACGCGTGCTCGTCGTCTTCGGCGAGGTGGTCGACGACACCGGACCGACGCGCATGGAGATCGCCGCCGCCGAGTTCCTCCGCCGTCACGACCTCGCCGATCGCCGCCTTCACGAGGGGCGGCCCGCCGAGGAAGATCGTGCCCTGTTCGCGCACGATGACCGTCTCGTCGCTCATCGCCGGGACGTAGGCACCGCCCGCGGTGCACGACCCCATCACGGCGGCGAGCTGAGGGATCCGCGCGGCTGACAACCGCGCCTGGTTGAAGAAGATCCGACCGAAGTGATCCCGATCGGGAAAGACCTCGTCCTGCATCGGGAGGAACGCGCCGCCGGAATCGACGAGGTAGATGCAGGGAAGCCGATTCTCCAGCGCGATCTCCTGTGCGCGGAGGTGCTTTTTCACCGTCATCGGGAAGTACGTGCCGCCCTTGACGGTGGCGTCGTTGCAGACGACCATGACGTGGCGGCCGTGGACGAGTCCGATCCCCGCGATGACCCCGGCCGCGGGAGCCTCACCGGCGTAGAGCCCGTCGGCCGCGAGCGGTGCGATCTCGATGAAGGGGCTCCCCTCGTCGAGCAGTCGCTCGACGCGTTCGCGCGGAAGCAGCTTTCCGCGGGCGACGTGTCGTTCGCGTGACGCCGCGGGTCCGCCGAGCGCCGCCGCCTCGAGTCGCGCGCGAAGATCCGCTGCCAGGTCGCGCTGCGCGGATCGCGCGCTCTCGAACGCCTTGTCACGCTGGATCGCTGACGCGAGTCTCGTCATGTCATCTCCGTCGACGTCACGATCGGATCACGCTTTTGCCGCTGCGCGATCGTTCCGGTTAGTGTTCCCTAACTGGAACTCGATGTTAGCGGGGATTAACTGACATGACAACCCGTGTCACCGAGCGCGAGCGGCAGAAGGCGGACCGGTACTCGGCACTTCTCAGCGAAGCCTCGCGCCTCTTCGCCGAGCGCGGATACAGCGGTGTCAGCCTCGAAGAGCTCGGAGCCGCCGTCGGAGTCAGCGGGCCCGCCGTCTACCGCCACTTCGCGAACAAGCAGGCGCTCCTCGGAAAGATCCTCATCACGGTGAGCGAGCGGCTGCTCGCGGGCGGGACGGCGGTCGTGTCCGCCGAGACGGATGCCGCCGAACGACTGCGATCGCTCGTGCGCTTCCATACCGATTTCGCACTCGCCGATGCCGACGTCATCCGCGTGCAGGACCGCGACCTGGCGAGTCTGAGCGATGAGGACCGCCACACGGTCCGGCGCCTTCAGCGCGCGTACGTCGAAGTGTGGATCGGAGTGCTCGCCGAGGTGCATCCGGACCGCGACGCCGCCGACCTCCGCGTCCGGGCGCACGCGTGCTTCGGCCTCATCAACTCGACACCGCACAGCGTGCGCGGGCTGCGAGGAACCCCCGGCGACGAAGCGGTACGGGGAGTCCTGGAGACGATGGCGATCGCCGCCCTCACGGCATAGAACCGTCTGCCCCGCTCCCCTCTTCGCCCCGCGCCGCTCTATGCTGTTCGCCATGTCACGCGTGCCGCCCTCCGACGCCTCCCCAGGCTCCTCCCCCGGCGCCGACACCCCGCGTTGTCGCCGAGACACCCCGTTGTCTGGCGCGAATAACACGGTGTCTCGATGACAAAGCGGTTTCTCGACGAAGAAGGGGCGACGCCCGGGGAGGGCGAGCGGCCGAACGAGGACGGATCGTCGCGGCGCGACTTCTTGAAGTTCGGCGGACTCACGACGGCCGGCCTCGTTGTGGGTGGCGCGGTCGGGGCGGCGGGGGGCGCCGCGATCGGCCACGCCGCGGGCTACCGCGAGGGGTCGATCGACTTCGGCGCCGTCCCCGCGCGGCACGAACCGGGGTTCGATCACGTCGTCGTCCTCATGGGCGAGAACCGTTCGTTCGACAATCTGCTCGGCTGGCTGTACACACCCGATGATCTCCCCGACGGCGAGACATTCGATGGCCTCGCTTTCGGCGATCACTTCAACGTGGCGCCGACGGGCGAACGCGTCGCGGCGCACGTGTACACGGGTCCGACCGACGAGGTCATGGGTCGTCCCAACCCCGACCCCGGAGAAGAGTTCCCGCACGTCAACACGCAGCTGTTCGGGACCGTGGAACCGGCGGACAACGCGACGAGGCAGGTCGGTGAGATGGAGCCGCCGTTCAACGCGCCTCCCCCCGGCGCGAATCCCAACATGTCCGGCTTTCTCAAGGACTACTGGAACAACATGGAGCGGCTGCGTCCGGGCAAGAAGCCGACG
This genomic stretch from Microbacterium sp. SLBN-146 harbors:
- a CDS encoding Sir2 family NAD-dependent protein deacetylase, encoding MSAEIVADVADAVAAAVDALAGRRIAVLTGAGLSTDSGIPDYRGKGAPVRTPMTIDQYLASDEARRRYWVGSHLGWRAFAAASPNAGHLAIARLEELGLATGVVTQNVDGLHVRAGSRRVVELHGTMRRIFCTHCGQVFDRRDFAVRVENDNPWINQPENIELGPDGDVLPESTEGFIVPSCTVCGGVIKPDVVFFGEFIPAEKFREAEQLVRGSEALVIAGSSLVVNSGIRLLERARRRRLPIVIVNRGETRGDARATVKIDAGASEVLERLATDLPAL
- a CDS encoding histidine phosphatase family protein gives rise to the protein MTTIILVRHGETDWNRDRRIQGRTDIPLNETGREQARHAASALREQLGGIAPVVVSSDLSRAEETASIIAESLGVDVSRTYADLRERAYGDAEGVSTSEFFSRWGDWYSADVPGAESRDDLRERALTALRRVVRDARRDTAPVSPTVVIVAHGALIREVILHATAGELPPAGERLANGASFSFLLERERLSIRSYAGAAVA
- a CDS encoding CoA ester lyase; protein product: MSRFTLGPAILFCPADRPERFAKAFDRADAVILDLEDAVAPKDKRAARGALIESDLDPDRVIVRVNPPQTDAFSADLATLSQTDYRRIMVAKAEAPKRLGRIDARFDVVALCETAKGIAQADRIAGLDNVVALMWGAEDLVASIGGSSSRRPDGRYRDIARYARSRVLLAAAARGKAAIDAVDLDIADTRRLATEASDAAASGFTATACIHPSQVAVIRAAYRPDDATIAWARRVLEAADTARGVFSFEGTMVDEPVLRHARSVLARVGG
- a CDS encoding MaoC family dehydratase produces the protein MTDHDIVKNIVQRGLYFDELQVGSRFLHRPGRTATEADNVLFSSLTMNTQALHLDAAFSANQPFGQRLMNSMWTLSTMVGASVSQITQGTLVAQLGLTDIAFPSPLFHGDTLYSETEITETRPSRSRPGQGIVTMVHTGRNQEDAVVATATRVALLWCAPTDGEDR
- a CDS encoding acyl-CoA dehydrogenase family protein; translation: MDHSNLTDDERELARLVRDFADEVVAPQAYEADRTKTLSMDVVAQMGEMGLFGLPFPEEYGGQGGDYFALCLAIEALGRVDQSMAITLEAGVSLGAMPVFRFGTEQQKQEYLPSLLEGRALAGFGLTEPEAGSDAGATRTTARLDGGEWVINGAKQFITNSGTPITRFVTVTAVTGEQNGRKEISTIIVPRETPGFTVEAAYDKVGWHASDTHPLTFVDARVPEGNLLGERGRGFANFLHILDEGRIAIAALATGAAEGCLEAAIDYAGKRTVFGEALSTRQSIQFTIARMQLRVHNARLAWHHAARLRDAGKPFKTEAAIAKLTSSDAAMDNARDATQIFGGNGFMNEYPVARHYRDSKILEIGEGTNEVQLLVIARALGVA
- a CDS encoding biotin carboxylase N-terminal domain-containing protein, producing the protein MTFDTVLVANRGEIARRIIRTLRRLGIRSVAVYSDADENAPHVREADIAIRIGPAAASASYLDIPAVLKAARDTGAQAIHPGYGFLSENVAFARACAEAGIVFVGPGERALDVMGDKIRSKEQVRAHGVPIVPGFAANGMTDAGIAEAADATGYPLLVKPSAGGGGKGMQVVRSAAELPDALATARRVATSAFGDDTLLLERLIERPRHIEVQVLADAHGHVIHLGERECTLQRRHQKVIEEAPSPVVDAATRARIGAAACAAAASVDYRGAGTVEFLVAGDRTEEFFFIEMNTRLQVEHPVTELVTGIDLVEQQLRVAAGLPLDVAQEDVRLDGHAIEARVYAESPARGFLPATGRVEAWRAASAVRTDSAIETGSVVTADYDPMIAKVIAHGADRADALRRLDEALAETVVLGVETNIAFLRALLADPAVRVGELDTGLIDRLPPFAEAPVSDAAIAAAVGAARAASSPGSAPAASALWTSGSGWRAGRAPAAYSVRVMTEKGDVLSIPAGETDTAAPLVSHAVTAIDGRWVWVHVGGETHRVMPLTRREAFELRSAARERADAATAPELRAPMPGAVVALHRADGDTVAAGDRLVTIEAMKMEHPVVAPHDGIVRLDVAVGDQVRRDQVIAHVTAHEATETAS
- a CDS encoding carboxyl transferase domain-containing protein, encoding MTRLASAIQRDKAFESARSAQRDLAADLRARLEAAALGGPAASRERHVARGKLLPRERVERLLDEGSPFIEIAPLAADGLYAGEAPAAGVIAGIGLVHGRHVMVVCNDATVKGGTYFPMTVKKHLRAQEIALENRLPCIYLVDSGGAFLPMQDEVFPDRDHFGRIFFNQARLSAARIPQLAAVMGSCTAGGAYVPAMSDETVIVREQGTIFLGGPPLVKAAIGEVVTAEELGGGDLHARRSGVVDHLAEDDEHALEILRDIVATLPQPDAPAWDVVEARSPAEDASELYGVVPVDVNQPYDVREVIARLVDGSEFHEFKREYGTTLVTGFARIHGHPVGIVANNGVLFSESAQKGAHFIELCDQRGIPLLFLQNISGFMVGTDAEAGGIAKDGAKMVTAVATTRVPKLTVVIGGSFGAGNYSMCGRAYSPRFLWMWPASRISVMGGNQAASVLSTVKRDQLEARGDEWPLSAQADFEAPIRAQYEEQGSPYYSTARLWDDGVVDPLETRDLLGLALDVVSRTPLPEPRFGVFRM
- a CDS encoding TetR/AcrR family transcriptional regulator, giving the protein MTTRVTERERQKADRYSALLSEASRLFAERGYSGVSLEELGAAVGVSGPAVYRHFANKQALLGKILITVSERLLAGGTAVVSAETDAAERLRSLVRFHTDFALADADVIRVQDRDLASLSDEDRHTVRRLQRAYVEVWIGVLAEVHPDRDAADLRVRAHACFGLINSTPHSVRGLRGTPGDEAVRGVLETMAIAALTA